In Halobacteroides halobius DSM 5150, the genomic window AGAAAATATTGCTCAGGGCCAACGTACAGCCCAACAAGTAATGAATGCCTGGATGAATTCTCCAGGGCATCGCCGCAATATTTTAAATCAAAGATTCACTCAAATTGGTGTTGGATTAGCTAAAGATGAAGATGGAACTCCTTATTGGGTGCAAATGTTTATTAAACCATAGATAATATAAGTATAATACTTTTCTCAATTGAGAAAAGTATTATACTTATATCTTTCTCCATCAGTAATTATAGTAATTGCTCCTTTTTTATCAGTACGTAATACTTTAATCCCTTTACTTTTTAATCGGTTAATTACTATTGGACTAGGATGTCCATAATTATTCTTTCCAACTGAAATTATAGCTAAGTAAGGATTAACAGAATTAATAAATCTCTTTGTACTAGAAGTAGAACTACCATGGTGTGCTACTTTTAATATACTGCTTTTTAATTTACGATTATTAACTAACCGTTGTTCAATTAACCTTTCAATATCTCCAGTTAATAGTAACCTAAATTGTTTATAAATTACTTGTAAAACTAAAGAGTTATTATTAGTTTTTAATTCTTCAGCCCAGGGAAGGCTAGGGCCAATTGCTCTAATATTTATAGGAAAGACACTAATCTTATCTCCTGCCATTAATTTAATTAATTTTATACCTTTGTTTTTAGCTATCTGAGTTAGTTGTTGCTTAAATTCATTCTTTTTAGCTGGAGACGGATAAAAAACTTTATTAACTGCAAATTTTTTTACTATAGGCAGGACTCCCCCTACATGATCCTTATGAAAATGGGAGACAAAAATAGCATCTAAATGATTTATTCCTTGCATCCGTAAAAAATTAATTATTTCTCCTCCATTCTTTCCAGCATCCACTAAAATATGTTCTCCAGTAGGCAGTCTAAAATAAACACCATCAGCTGAACCTACATCAAAGAAGATAATCTTTAATTGCTGCTGATTAATAAAACCTAATTGTAATATAAGCAACAATACTAAACTTAAAGCTATAATAGATGCTTTCTTCCTATATTGTTTACTATAAGGAATCAATGATAACTTCATCAGTTGAGATAAGTAATAAACAACTATATAATAAATTATTATCCCTAATAAACTAGGAGTAGCCACAAATAACTTAAAAGCAATATAATTAGCTAACCACTCTACTAGTTGCAATGCCATAAAGATTAATAATTTGATAATAAAAGCTAATATTTCAGTAGCTATTTGACTAAAAAAACTAACTACAATAAAAATCATTCCTAACCAAAGAATAAGACTAACTATAGGCATTACTAATAGATTAGCAATTAACCCTCCTAGTGAAACTTGGTTAAAATAATAAGCTAATATAGGAAATAGACCCACCTGAGCTGCTAAAGTAGCAGTTAACATCTGATTTAGTCTTGTTGGTAGCCAGATAAAATATCTTTCTAAAACAGGGGCCAAATAAACAATGGCTATTACAGCACCAAATGATAATTGAAAACTAACTGTAAATAGACTCCTAGGATTAATTAATAAGATAATAAGTCCTACTCCAGCTAATAAATTATATAAATCTATTTTTCGATCAAAATATTTTCCTATTAAAACTAGATTAATTAATAATACAGCTCTTAAACTAGATGTTTGAACTCCAACCAGTAATAAATAGACTCCTAAACTAAAACTAGTTAAAAATAAAATTAAACCATCAGATAATCCAAACTGCTCTCCTAATGAGTAAATTAAATAACTAATTATTCCAATATGAAATCCAGAAATAACTAGTAAATGACTAATTCCTAGTTCTCTAAATCTTTCATTAATCTTAGCTGGTAACTTAAACTTAACTCCTAGCAATAACGCCTGTAAAAATTGACTATTTGTACCTGAAAAATAAGAATCAAAATTAGCTATAATCTGAGATTTTAGATTAAATAATAGCTCTATTAAACTATCTTGGTGGCCAATCTTTTCTAGCTGCTTAATTTGACCTACTACATAAATACCTTGTTGTTTAAGATAACTACGATAAGAAAAACCTCCTGGATTTCGCTGGCGATTAGGAAATTCTAATCTAGTAGTTGCTGCAATCCTATCCCCATAACTTAACCTTACCTGTGAATTTGGATACCAATCGGTAAGTAATATTCGTCTAGTACTAGAGTAATCAAATTCAGGAATTTTCAAATCAGTAACTACATAACTAGCTCGTTTGTTGGTAATTTCTGCTTTAATAACTCTGCCCTTTAGTCTTACTTTATTTCCTACTATTTGCTTTAATTTATCTTGTTGCCACTCTAAATTTAAAGTCTGTAAATAGACAATTCCTAATAAGAAAATTAACACTAAGATTAAAAGATTTGATTTATCAGTTGTATGATACCAGCTATAAACTGTCCCTATAACAAATAAACCAATCAAACTACTAATCCACTTAATCGTTTGAATACTTGGTAATAAATAATGAGCGATAACTAATCCTAAACTAAACGCAATAAATATTTTTACTAATCTTCGTTTAACCTTAATATGTTACTCGACTCCTTATTTGAGCTAGAGTTCTATTCCCAATTCCAGATACTTTTTTTAATTCCTCTATATTATTAAATCGGCCATGCTGCTGTCGATAAGTAATAATTTCTTGGGCTGTAACAGGGCCAATTCCTTTTAACTTTTTTAAATTAGTTTTGTCAGCAAGATTAATATTAATTTTATTACTATCTGCTCCTGTCTTATTTTTCTTCAGTTTAGTAGGAATAATTATTTTACTGCCATCTCTTACTAACACAGCTAAATTAATAGCATTTAAATTAGCTTCTTTAGTTGCTCCCCCAGCCTTCTTCAATAATTTATAGACTCTAGCTCCTTCTTTTACTTTATAAACTCCAGGATTAGATACTGCTCCACCAATATGAACAAATATTTCTTCAATTGTTGCTTTGTTTTTTCTCTTCTTGTTTACTACTTCTCTTTTTAATTCTCGTTGCCGGTCTATCTTAATACTTTCATGAGCAGAAAAATTATTCTTAAAGATTAAAAATCCACCTAATCCAACAATTATAATTAATAGTATAACTAATATAACATCGTCTCTGTTATTAAAAATTATCATCCCCTCCTTTCTATCTATTTTTTACCAAGATTATAATTTTATGTATAGCAAATTCAGTAACTTCAACTTAACTTATTCAAAAAAGAAAAAGCTTGCGTCATAAACGACACAAGCTAAATTAAAACTTATTGAGCAACTATATTAACTAACTTTTTAGGAACAACTATCTCTTTAATAATCTCTTTACCTTCAATATGACGTTGTACATTTTCTTGTTCTTTAATTATTTCTTTAAGTTCTTCTTCTGCAATATCAGCAGCTACTTTAACTTTATCCCTAACTTTACCATTAACCTGAACTACTATTTCAATTTCATCCTTTTTAGTGGCTTCTTGATCAAAATTAGGCCATTCTTGATTATGAATACTATCTTCATATCCTAATTTAGTCCATAACTCTTCAGTCATATGGGGGGCAAAAGGAGCTAATAGTAAAACAATATCTTCAACTACTACTTTTAGTAATTGACTATTTATTTGTTTAGCCTCATTTAAGTACTTATAAACAGCATTAACCAATTCCATAATAGAACTAATTGCTGTATTTAATTGTCCTCTTTCTTCTATATCACTTGTTATATCTCTAATTGCTACATGTAATTGACGATGTAACTTTTTATCTAAATCATGATTAATTTCAAATTCAGTTGTTACTTCTTTAATCTGATCTATATTCTTAGCTACTAATCTCCAAACTCGATTCAAGAAACGTTGAGCTCCTTCTACTCCTTCATCATTCCAATCTAGGTCACGTTCTGGAGGAGCTGCAAATAAAATAAATAATCGCGCAACATCAGCGCCATATTCATCTAAAATCTCTAGTGGATCAACAATATTTCCTTTAGATTTAGACATTTTGGCCCCATCTAATAATACCATTCCTTGTGTTAGCAAACTTGCGAATGGTTCTTTAGCTTCAACTAACCCCTGATCATTTAAAAACTTCATAAAGAATCGAGCGTATAATAAATGTAAAATAGCATGCTCAATTCCACCAATATATTGATCAACATTCATCCAATAATTAGCTCTTTCTTGATCAAATACCTTAGTAGTCAATTCTGGACTGGTATAGCGTAAATAATACCAAGAAGAATCTACAAATGTATCCATAGTGTCCACTTCTCGCTTAGCCGCTTGTCCACACTCAGGGCAAGTAGTCTGCACAAATTCATCTACATTCGCTAGTGGAGATTGGCCCTCACCTGTAAATTCTACATTTGTTGGTAACTTAACAGGTAGATCCTCTTCTGGAACGGGTACTGTACCACAATTATTACAATGAATTACAGGAATTGGTGTTCCCCAATACCGTTGTCGGGAAATTAACCAATCACGCAGACGATAATTAACATCTTTATTACCTATACCCTCTTCCTCTAAATAATCTACAATTTTATCAAAAGCATCATCAATACTTAACCCGTTAAGCATTTTGGAATTAGTTACTAAACCATCCTCTGTATAAGCTTCTTCTAATTTATCTGCAGTTAATTCTTCATCATCTGGTTGAATAACTACCCTAATTGGTAAATCATATTCTTTAGCAAATTCAAAATCACGTTCATCATGAGCTGGTACAGCCATAATTGCTCCAGTACCATAATCCATTAATACATAATTAGCAATCATTACTGGGATTTCTTCTTTAGTTACTGGGTTAATAGCTTTGATTCCAGTATCGATTCCTAATTTTTTAGCATCAGTTCCAGTTCTTTCTTCTTCATCTTGATCTTTAACTTCTGCAATGAAGTCTCTAATTTTTGTTTCATTCTCTTTACCAGTTATTAATTCATCTACTAAAGGATGTTCTGGAGCTAAAACCATATAAGTTGCCCCATAAATAGTGTCTGGACGTGTAGTAAAGACTTCTAATTCATGATTACTTTCTTTAATCTTGAATTTAATCTTAGCTCCTTCACTTCGTCCAATCCAATTTTGTTGCATTGTCTTAACCCTCTCTGGCCAGCCATCTAATAAATCATGATCCGCTAATAATTGATCTGCATAATCTGTGATTTTAAAGAACCATTGCTCTAATTCCTTATCATCAATCACTTCACTATCACAACGTTCACATTCACCATCTATTACCTGTTCATTAGCTAATACAGTCTGACAGTCTGGACACCAATTGACTTGAGCCTTTTTCTTATAAGCTAATCCTTCTTTATATAATTCAAGAAATAGCCATTGAGTCCATTTATAATAATCTGGCTTACAGGTAGCTACCTCTCTCTTCCAATCATAACTTAAACCTAACATCTTAAATTGCTTTTTCATATTAGAGATATTATCCTCAGTCCAATCAGCTGGATGAATATCACGTTTGATTGCAGCATTTTCTGCAGGTAAACCAAATGCATCCCACCCCATAGGATGTAGTACATTATACCCTTGCATTCGTCTAAAACGAGCAAAGACATCACCTAAAGAATAATTTCTAACATGTCCCATATGTAAATTTCCTGATGGATAAGGAAACATTTCTAATACATAGTATTCATCTTGATTTTGGTTGATCTCTGTTTGATAAGTTCCTTCTTCTTCCCAGTGTTGTTGCCACTTTTTTTCCACCTTACTAAAATTATATCTTTCTTCCATCTCTACTCCTCCCTTTTATAATTATATCATATGTATTTTAACATATTTTCTAGTTGATATTTAGCTTTTAATTAAAGAAAAAGCTCATCCCTTATAAAAAGGGACGAGACTTATAAATCCTGCCAAGAAACTTCTTTTGCATCTCCCCATAATTTCTCTAAATTATAATGCTCCCTCTCTTCTTGGTGAAAAATATGAACTATTACATCAGCATAATCTAAAACTATCCACCTATTATTATCAGTTCCTTCTTTACGCACTGGTCTAACTTCCTCTTCTAAATCATCACCAATAGCATTTAAGATTGCTCTTACATGTGGAGTAGAACTACCACTACAAATTATAAAATAGTCTGCTAAAGTAGTAATCTCTCTCATATCTAAAACAAGAAGATCTTCCGCTTTTTTAGCAGCAGCACTTGCAATTTTTTTAGCTAATTTGTTTGTTTCTACATCGCCAAGCTCCATCAAAATTATTACCTCCTATTAAAATATCATTTCACATCTAATAACAAATTATTCTAATCTTATTCACTCTATATTTTTTTCACCAATAATTACCACTACTTGATCATTAGTTTTATCTTTAATCATCTTAGCATCCAAATAATCAACTAATGAACTTAATTGCTCCCTTTTACCTGACGAAGCAATTATAATATTTCTAGTATATTTAAAGTTATCAGCATTACCAATTTCTTTTATCCGATAACCCTGATTAGATAATAAATCAGCAAATCTAGCAGCCAAACCTGAGGTCCCATTCCCATTTAAAATAGTTAATTCAATCTGTTGGTGTTTAAAATAAGACTTAGTTTTTATCAATGAAGCTACTACTGCCTTAACTTCCTGTAAATCTGGTAACCAATAGCTAATTCCTTCAATATGCTCTGGACTACCTGGTAACATTTTCATTACCACTTGCTCTAATTGAAAATCATCTACGATAGTAGCTAATTTAAATAACTTAGTAAATTCTAAATCAGTTACCACATGTTCTCTAAATTTACTAATCAACTCCGGGGTCTTCAATAAGGTTTTAAAACTTAATACTTGCTTAGAAGCGGCTTTTAAAAACTTTTGCTGCCTTCTTATTCTTCCAATATCTCCTAGTGCATCATGTCTAAATCTAACATACTCTAAAGCTTCTTGACCTGTTAATTTTTGTTGACCAGCTTCTATATCAATATTTAATCCAGCAGCCTGATCAACATAATGCAGGTCCTTTTCTACATTAATTTCTATACCACCTAGAGTATTAACTAAAGCAACAAATCCTTGATAGTCAATCTGCAAATGATAATCAAGAGGAATCTTTAAATAATCCTCTATAGTCTTAATAGTTAAATCTAATCCTCCATAAGAGTAAGCTGCATTAATCTTATGATATCCTTTATAACCAGGGATCTTTACTCTAGTATCTCGTGGAATAGACAATAAACCTACTTGCTTAGTTTCTAAATTAAAACTAGCTACCATTATCGTATCAGAACGTCTAAGCCCCTTTTTCTTAGCATCTGAACCTAATACGACTAAATTAAATTTATCTTCTAAATTAACTTCTCTTCTTTCATTTTTTTCTTTAACCTGCTTAGGGGTTGCATCAAAGAAGGATTTATTAAAGATTACAAATCCTATACCAGCAATAAATACAGTTGCCAATAGTAAGCTACTAATAAACTTTTTAGACATTATTTCACCCCTTAATTACAGGAGGGAGTTCCGGGTTTCAATCGTTTGTGGATGAATTATAGCCTCCTGTTCTAAATTATATCTAATTGTATTATCACAAGCAATTCTAACTGCTTCATTTAAGGGTTGCCCCTTGACCTTGGCCCTTAATTTATCAATAGCTTTACAATCTCTATTTGGTTCAATATAATCAGCCAAAAATATAATTTTATCTAAATCATTCATTTGGGGGCTACCTAAAGTATGAAGGCTAATAGCTTGTAAAATATCTTGGTCACTAATCTTAAATCTTCTTTTCACTAATTGAGCACCTACGGGCCCATGTAATAAAGCAGGTATCTTTTGACAAACACTGTCTATCACTATACCAAACTCTTTTGCCTTTTGCAATAGCAGTTTCTTAGAGAAACCCTTAGCACAATCGTGTAATAATCCAGCCCAACGTGCTTTTTTAGTACTAACATTATATCTGCTTGCTAATTTAACAGCAGTATTTCTAACTCCTAAACTGTGTTTTAAACGCTTAGTACTAATCATATCTTTTAATTTTCTTATAATCTCTTCTTCAGTCATTCTTCATTCCTCCACATATAAATTATATTTATTGATATAAGATTCAATTTCTTTAGGCAATTGATACTTAATTGGTTGTCCAGCCTTAACCCGTTGTCTAATATCAGTCGAGGAAATAGCTAAGCTAGGAATCTTTAATGTATAAATACTATTTCGATAAGCAGCGTAAATCTCTTGTCCTAATTTAGAAAGGGAATAACCAGGTCTACTAGCAGCAATAAAATTTGCTTCCTTTAATAGTTCTTCAGGATTCTTCCAAGTGAAAATTTCTAAAATTGCATCCGCTCCAGTAATAAAATAAATCTCTGCTTGAGGGTAAATTTTCTTAAATTCTTTAACTGTATCTATAGTATATGATAACCCAGTTCTATCAATTTCTAACCGTGAAACCCTAAATTTAGGGTTATTTATAGTAGCTAATACAGTCATCGTATATCTATTCTCTGCTGAAGTAATCTTTTGTTCCGTCTTATGTGGAGGATTACCTGAAGGAAGAAAAATCACCTTATCTAAATTATACTGATATGCTGCACACTCTGCTGTTAAAAGATGTCCATTATGAATTGGATCAAAGGTCCCTCCCATAATTCCAATTGTTAGTTTATCTTCTACCATAAATGTCAACTCCTAATTCAATTTTTGGCTTAGTTATTATATTATAATAATTATACTATTCTCTCAAGAAAGTTTCATCACATATTTATAAAGACAATTGGGCAAAATTTATTTAGGAGGGGATTTGATGTCTAAAACTAAACTATCATCTACACTAGCTAAACAAAAATTAATTGAACTAAAAAATTTGTATCAACAACCACCTAATCCAAATATTATTCCTAATAAATTATATCATTATGTTAGAGAAAACCAACGAAAGTTAATTGAGGAAGCAATTAATAAAATAAAAAAAGATGGACTTAAAGTGGCTAATCCTAGAGATACTACAAGCATTATAGATGATAAAACTCAAAGACCTGCTGGTATTTATTTTTGGGGCCAACCAATCAAAGATGAAATACATATTGAAGTAGAAATTGATGATCTTAACTTAAATCAATTGTATGCCTTCCCGCATCAAATAGCTGATACTATTTTAAAGATAAACCAAAATTATATATTACCAAATAATTTTTGGGCCAAGTTAAAGAAAATAGCACAACCTATTCCATTTAGTGAATATAAGGGACAATTTAGAGCTGAATTTATTTATACTGTTGATATTTCCCCTGAATTACTAAAAATTAACTCAAAACCTTTAGTTACTTCTTAAGTAAAAGATCAGCTGCTTGTCTAATATTTTGAGTAGTACCAACTATAAATACTCTATTTGACTCTTTAACAACAGCATTACCATGAGGGATTACCAGATCATCTTTATTTTGATCAAATAGACCACCAATTAAAACTTGCTTAGGAAAATCATCTGCTTTAGTTATCTCAGAAATAGTCTTCCCATGACACCATGCGCCCTGAGGAATAGTTAAAATAGAAACTTCTGCTTTCCCACCACCTAATGACACAACCTTTCTTACCTCAGGTTGTTCAATATCTAAAACAAATTCTCCAACCATCATATCAACTATTCCTGCAATGGTTGTTGCACCAGCTAATTGGTAGGCACTCTTGTACTCTGGGTCCCTCATACGAACCATAATTTTTTCTACTCCAAAATCTTTAGCCAATAAAGAAAATGATAAGTTATCAGCGTCATTTCTCATGACTCCTATGGCTACATCTGCTTTTTCAATCCCTGCTTCTTTTAAAGTATTAATATTAGTAGCATTACCATGAATACTAACTGCCCCATATTCAGAATAAACCCTCTCACAGACTTCTTCATCTACATCAATTACTACTACATCATGTTTCTCTACTAATTGCTTAGTCAAATTGCGCCCTACAATACCAGCACCTGCAATTATAATATACATCTTATCTCCTCCAAGCTTGTTTACTAAAAAGTACAAATATAGGTAAGATTTCTAACCTCCCAGCTAACATTCCAATGATGTACGTTATCTTAATCCCGGCAGATAAACTTTGCATCTTTTCTACACTAAAATAAAACGGGCCAATATTCCCCAAAGCTGAAAAAATACCAGAAAAAGCCTGCCACGCTGATAAGTTAGAACTAATAGCTGTGATTGCTCCCCCTATAACAATTAAAATCAACCATCCAAAAACTAAAGCTACAGTTTTAAATATCTCCTGGTCAGATATTTTATTTCCATCTACTACTACTGGTAAAACTGCATGTTTAGGATAATAAATCTTCTTGACTTCACGTTGTAATAATTTATTTAAAATAGCTACTCTAATTATTTTAATTCCCCCTGCAGTAGAACCAACGCAACCTCCAATAAACATTAGTAGTAAAAAAAATTGTTTGGCTAATGCAGGATAAAAAGAAGTAATAATACCTTCTGTTGCAAATCCTGTAGTAGTTAAAATAGATACTACCTGAAATAAAGTATATCTAATTGTTCTTTCTAACCCTGACCATTTAAACGGGAAGGCTAAATAATGATCTAATATAATTAAGCTAGATACACCACTAATGATAGC contains:
- a CDS encoding DNA internalization-related competence protein ComEC/Rec2, whose product is MKVKRRLVKIFIAFSLGLVIAHYLLPSIQTIKWISSLIGLFVIGTVYSWYHTTDKSNLLILVLIFLLGIVYLQTLNLEWQQDKLKQIVGNKVRLKGRVIKAEITNKRASYVVTDLKIPEFDYSSTRRILLTDWYPNSQVRLSYGDRIAATTRLEFPNRQRNPGGFSYRSYLKQQGIYVVGQIKQLEKIGHQDSLIELLFNLKSQIIANFDSYFSGTNSQFLQALLLGVKFKLPAKINERFRELGISHLLVISGFHIGIISYLIYSLGEQFGLSDGLILFLTSFSLGVYLLLVGVQTSSLRAVLLINLVLIGKYFDRKIDLYNLLAGVGLIILLINPRSLFTVSFQLSFGAVIAIVYLAPVLERYFIWLPTRLNQMLTATLAAQVGLFPILAYYFNQVSLGGLIANLLVMPIVSLILWLGMIFIVVSFFSQIATEILAFIIKLLIFMALQLVEWLANYIAFKLFVATPSLLGIIIYYIVVYYLSQLMKLSLIPYSKQYRKKASIIALSLVLLLILQLGFINQQQLKIIFFDVGSADGVYFRLPTGEHILVDAGKNGGEIINFLRMQGINHLDAIFVSHFHKDHVGGVLPIVKKFAVNKVFYPSPAKKNEFKQQLTQIAKNKGIKLIKLMAGDKISVFPINIRAIGPSLPWAEELKTNNNSLVLQVIYKQFRLLLTGDIERLIEQRLVNNRKLKSSILKVAHHGSSTSSTKRFINSVNPYLAIISVGKNNYGHPSPIVINRLKSKGIKVLRTDKKGAITIITDGERYKYNTFLN
- a CDS encoding helix-hairpin-helix domain-containing protein, which gives rise to MIIFNNRDDVILVILLIIIVGLGGFLIFKNNFSAHESIKIDRQRELKREVVNKKRKNKATIEEIFVHIGGAVSNPGVYKVKEGARVYKLLKKAGGATKEANLNAINLAVLVRDGSKIIIPTKLKKNKTGADSNKININLADKTNLKKLKGIGPVTAQEIITYRQQHGRFNNIEELKKVSGIGNRTLAQIRSRVTY
- the leuS gene encoding leucine--tRNA ligase, encoding MEERYNFSKVEKKWQQHWEEEGTYQTEINQNQDEYYVLEMFPYPSGNLHMGHVRNYSLGDVFARFRRMQGYNVLHPMGWDAFGLPAENAAIKRDIHPADWTEDNISNMKKQFKMLGLSYDWKREVATCKPDYYKWTQWLFLELYKEGLAYKKKAQVNWCPDCQTVLANEQVIDGECERCDSEVIDDKELEQWFFKITDYADQLLADHDLLDGWPERVKTMQQNWIGRSEGAKIKFKIKESNHELEVFTTRPDTIYGATYMVLAPEHPLVDELITGKENETKIRDFIAEVKDQDEEERTGTDAKKLGIDTGIKAINPVTKEEIPVMIANYVLMDYGTGAIMAVPAHDERDFEFAKEYDLPIRVVIQPDDEELTADKLEEAYTEDGLVTNSKMLNGLSIDDAFDKIVDYLEEEGIGNKDVNYRLRDWLISRQRYWGTPIPVIHCNNCGTVPVPEEDLPVKLPTNVEFTGEGQSPLANVDEFVQTTCPECGQAAKREVDTMDTFVDSSWYYLRYTSPELTTKVFDQERANYWMNVDQYIGGIEHAILHLLYARFFMKFLNDQGLVEAKEPFASLLTQGMVLLDGAKMSKSKGNIVDPLEILDEYGADVARLFILFAAPPERDLDWNDEGVEGAQRFLNRVWRLVAKNIDQIKEVTTEFEINHDLDKKLHRQLHVAIRDITSDIEERGQLNTAISSIMELVNAVYKYLNEAKQINSQLLKVVVEDIVLLLAPFAPHMTEELWTKLGYEDSIHNQEWPNFDQEATKKDEIEIVVQVNGKVRDKVKVAADIAEEELKEIIKEQENVQRHIEGKEIIKEIVVPKKLVNIVAQ
- the rsfS gene encoding ribosome silencing factor, producing MELGDVETNKLAKKIASAAAKKAEDLLVLDMREITTLADYFIICSGSSTPHVRAILNAIGDDLEEEVRPVRKEGTDNNRWIVLDYADVIVHIFHQEEREHYNLEKLWGDAKEVSWQDL
- a CDS encoding LCP family protein, coding for MSKKFISSLLLATVFIAGIGFVIFNKSFFDATPKQVKEKNERREVNLEDKFNLVVLGSDAKKKGLRRSDTIMVASFNLETKQVGLLSIPRDTRVKIPGYKGYHKINAAYSYGGLDLTIKTIEDYLKIPLDYHLQIDYQGFVALVNTLGGIEINVEKDLHYVDQAAGLNIDIEAGQQKLTGQEALEYVRFRHDALGDIGRIRRQQKFLKAASKQVLSFKTLLKTPELISKFREHVVTDLEFTKLFKLATIVDDFQLEQVVMKMLPGSPEHIEGISYWLPDLQEVKAVVASLIKTKSYFKHQQIELTILNGNGTSGLAARFADLLSNQGYRIKEIGNADNFKYTRNIIIASSGKREQLSSLVDYLDAKMIKDKTNDQVVVIIGEKNIE
- the yqeK gene encoding bis(5'-nucleosyl)-tetraphosphatase (symmetrical) YqeK encodes the protein MTEEEIIRKLKDMISTKRLKHSLGVRNTAVKLASRYNVSTKKARWAGLLHDCAKGFSKKLLLQKAKEFGIVIDSVCQKIPALLHGPVGAQLVKRRFKISDQDILQAISLHTLGSPQMNDLDKIIFLADYIEPNRDCKAIDKLRAKVKGQPLNEAVRIACDNTIRYNLEQEAIIHPQTIETRNSLL
- the nadD gene encoding nicotinate-nucleotide adenylyltransferase, yielding MVEDKLTIGIMGGTFDPIHNGHLLTAECAAYQYNLDKVIFLPSGNPPHKTEQKITSAENRYTMTVLATINNPKFRVSRLEIDRTGLSYTIDTVKEFKKIYPQAEIYFITGADAILEIFTWKNPEELLKEANFIAASRPGYSLSKLGQEIYAAYRNSIYTLKIPSLAISSTDIRQRVKAGQPIKYQLPKEIESYINKYNLYVEE
- a CDS encoding potassium channel family protein, with protein sequence MYIIIAGAGIVGRNLTKQLVEKHDVVVIDVDEEVCERVYSEYGAVSIHGNATNINTLKEAGIEKADVAIGVMRNDADNLSFSLLAKDFGVEKIMVRMRDPEYKSAYQLAGATTIAGIVDMMVGEFVLDIEQPEVRKVVSLGGGKAEVSILTIPQGAWCHGKTISEITKADDFPKQVLIGGLFDQNKDDLVIPHGNAVVKESNRVFIVGTTQNIRQAADLLLKK